From one Mytilus edulis chromosome 1, xbMytEdul2.2, whole genome shotgun sequence genomic stretch:
- the LOC139519805 gene encoding adenosine receptor A2a-like gives MNETNITSNATTLYAFTFPPMLIAFMTLQQLVFVVACIGNGLVIFIFVRHLKFKSNTNKFIVSLAFADFFTGISCGTQMLYFFYPKMSSNMILCILRYQVITVMTLTSQLTVGVAAFDRYLAICHPHKYALVITRSTSNIMCILPWILPTYVILGPMLGWRNWYPGIPCSFDIIFPKSLRATAYIIVYIVSIITAILYLPVLKTAWRYYQRMNKYQQNQTRDHMQTTNKMKKAILGAKVTGIVTIAFSIFWLPYMTLSSWIMVSPTAKSKLESDLANWLVFFGASNSIVNPIIYAWKRPDVNQQFKKVFCGSKPVSHVEHIKT, from the coding sequence ATGAATGAGACAAACATCACATCGAATGCAACAACCTTATACGCATTTACTTTCCCGCCAATGTTGATTGCCTTTATGACTTTACAGCAATTGGTTTTTGTTGTCGCATGTATTGGAAACGGTCTAGTGATATTTATATTTGTGAGGCATTTGAAATTCAAATCGAATACCAACAAATTTATCGTTAGTTTGGCATTTGCCGATTTTTTCACTGGTATATCATGTGGAACACAAATGCTCTACTTTTTCTATCCAAAGATGTCATCAAACATGATACTTTGTATCCTTAGGTATCAAGTTATCACCGTCATGACACTAACATCACAGTTAACTGTCGGTGTAGCAGCATTTGATAGGTACTTGGCTATATGCCATCCACATAAGTACGCGCTAGTCATTACGAGGTCAACTTCAAATATAATGTGTATTCTTCCCTGGATTTTACCTACTTATGTGATACTTGGTCCTATGCTTGGGTGGAGGAATTGGTATCCCGGCATTCCATGCAGTTTTGACATAATCTTCCCTAAATCACTGCGCGCAACTGCATATATAATTGTGTACATTGTCAGCATAATAACTGCAATACTGTACCTTCCGGTTTTGAAAACAGCATGGCGTTACTACCAACGAATGAATAAGTATCAGCAAAACCAAACGAGAGACCATATGCAGACGACGAATAAAATGAAAAAAGCCATCCTAGGAGCTAAAGTCACCGGCATTGTAACTATTGCATTTAGTATCTTTTGGTTGCCTTACATGACATTAAGTTCTTGGATCATGGTATCACCTACAGCGAAATCGAAACTGGAATCTGATTTAGCAAACTGGTTGGTATTTTTCGGAGCTTCGAACAGTATTGTTAACCCAATTATTTATGCTTGGAAGCGTCCAGATGTAAATCAGCAATTCAAAAAAGTATTCTGCGGTTCAAAGCCTGTCAGCCATGTAGAACATATAAAAACCTAA